The Halobaculum magnesiiphilum genome contains the following window.
GTGGTCGGGCTCGCGCTGCTGTTCTTCGGCTCCCGGTGGCTCATCGACAGCGGCCGGTCGATGCTGTACCAGTTCGGGTTCACCCAGCGACTCATCGGGCTGACGGTGCTGGCGTTCGGGACCTCGCTGCCGGAGTTCGCCGCGAGCGTCGTCGCCGCCGTCCGCGGCGAGGCCGACTTCTCGGTCGGCAACGTCGTCGGATCGAACATCTACAACGTCCTCGCCGTGCTGGGGCTGCTCGCGGTCATCGTCCCGGTGTTCGTCTCCTCGGGCGTCTCCTCGTTCGACTTCCCGGCGCTTATCGCCTTCACCGTCGCCGCGGTCGTCGTGATGCTGCGCGGCGGCGAGGTCGGTCGCCTCGACGGCGCCGTCTTGCTCGGCGGGTATCTCGTGTTCTTCTACCTGCTGATACCCTGACGGTGTCGCCTTCGGCGGGGCAGCCGTCGCCGGCGACGCGGGATCGACACCCGCGCCGGCACCTGCACCGACGACGCCGGATCGGTACCCCCGCCGGCGACACGGGATCGGCACCCCGCCGGCGACACGGGATCGGCACCCCGCCGGCGACGATTCCTCTCGTCGCGATCGTCGCGAAACGCAAGAGTAAGGGGTAGCCCCCGGCTCCGTGGCAGTAATGAGTTCACGCCTTCGGAGCCCGCTCATCGCGCTGTTCGGTGGGCTGGCGTTGACCCTCCCGTGGATCGTCTCGTGGGCGACCGGGCGAGCCGCGGCGTTCTCGACGATCGGAACGGTCGCCGTGAGCGGCGTCGCGGTGCTGGGCGCGTCGTTCCTGCTCGCGTGGGGCGCGGAGACCGCCGAGAAGGACGTGCCGCGCGCGTTCGCGATCGCCGTGCTCGCGGTGCTGGCGGTCGCGCCCGAGTACGCCGTCGACGCGCTGTACGCCTGGCAGGCGGGCCAGGGCGACGTGCAGGCGGCGAACCTCGCGGTCGCGAACATGACCGGCGCGAACCGGATCCTCATCGGCATCGGCTGGTCCGGCATCGCGCTGTTCTCCATCTATCAGGCGTACACCCGCGGCGACGATCCCAACGTCGTCACGACCGACCGGGCGTTCGGCGACTACGTCTCGCTCGACCGCGACATCGCCCTCGAGATCGCGTTCCTGTTCGCCGCGACCGTCTACGCGTTCACCGTGCCGCTGGGCGGCGGCATCGGCGGGATCGACACGCTGGTGCTCGTCGGGCTGTACGCCGCGTACATCCTCGTCGTCATCCGCGGCGACGTGGAGGAGATCGAAGACCAGGTCGGCGTCCCCGCGTACCTCCAGTCGAAACCGTTCCCCGTCCGCGCGACCGCCGTCCTCGGGCTGTTCGGCTACTCCGGGCTGCTGATCTTCACCGCCGTCGAGCCGTTCGCCCACGGGCTGGAGGGGCTCGGCCTCCAGTACGGGATCCCCGAGTTCTTCATGATCCAGTGGATCGCGCCGTTGGCCTCCGAGAGCCCGGAGCTCATCGTCACCGCGTACCTCGTCAACAAGGCGCGCGCGACGGCGGCGTTCAACGCGCTCATCTCCTCGAAGTTGAACCAGTGGACGCTGCTCATCGGGACGCTCGCGGTCGTCTACAGCATCTCGCTGGGTCAGTACGGCGTGCTCATGTTCGACGGAAAGCAGGCCGCCGAGATCTGGATCACCGCCGCACAGAGCTTCTTCGCGCTCGCCATCCTGATCAACTTCCGGATCTCGGTGGGCGAGGCGCTGGTGTTGCTCGTGTTGTTCCTCTCGCAGGTGCTGATCGAGTTCTACTTCATCCGGACGATGACCGAGGCGGCGGCGGAGGCCAACTCGATCCTCCTCCTGCAGGCGTACACCGTCCTCTACATCGTGCTCACGGTCGGACTCCTCGCGACCCGCCGCGACGAGATCCGCGACGTCGCGTCGCTCACGGGAACGACCATCCGCGACGCGGTCGGCCGGGACGCCGAACAGCCGGCCGACTAACCGCCGTCGGGAACTGATCACCCACGCTCCAGTTCCCGTCGGAAACCGACGCGTATTCGGCCGCCGGGCCGCTACCCCCGAGCAGTGATCGGCATCGTCGTCTCCCGCGCGGACCGCGCCTCGACTCACATCGCCGAGCGACTGCTCGCGCGCGCCGAGTGGACCGAACGGACGGACCCGGCCCGCGACGACGCCGACGGCGGCGGGACGTACCACACGCTCGACGCCGACGCAGTCGCCGCCGACGCGGTCGGCCGACGCGACGAACACTCTGCCGGCGACGTGCCCACACGGTTCGAACTCCGAAGCTTCGACGACCTCCACATCCGTCTCGACGACCCGACGCCCGCCTTCTCCGAACCTCCGGACTATCTGGTGTTCGTCTCCCGGCACTCCGGCGACACCGGGCCGCTGCTCACGTGCCACTTCACGGGCAACTTCGGGGACGCGGAGTACGGCGGCGAGCCCGGATCGTTCGCGCCCGCCTGCCCGGGCGTCCAGCGCGCGCTCGTCGACGGCTTCGACGAGCACGCCCCCGAGGGGTACGGCGTCGCCATCGAGGGGACCCACCACGGCCCCACCGACCTCGCGACGCCCGCGGTGTTCGCGGAACTCGGCAGCGACGACGAGCAGTGGGACGACCCGGACGGCGCCGACGCCGTCGCCCGGGCGGTGCTGGAGCTGCCGGCCCGCGAGGCGAGCGTCGCCGTCGGCGACCCCGACCGCCCGCGCCACGTCGTCGGCTTCGGGGGCGGCCACTACGCCCCGAAGTTCGAGCGCGTGATCCGCGGGACGACGTGGGGCGTGGGACACATCGCCTCCGACTGGCAGTTGGAGGAGTTGGGTCATCCCGAGGAACACGGCGACGTGCTCGATGCGGCGATCCGCGCCAGCGACGCCGCGTTCGCGCTCGTCGAGGGCGACCGCCCCGTGCTCCGGGGGGCGCTCGCCGACCGGGACGTGCGGGTCGTGAGCGAGACGTGGCTCCGCGCGGTCGACGACCGCCCGCTCGACCTCGTCGCGTCGCTGGAGGCCGACCTCCGCCCGGTCGACGACGGGCTCCGGTTCGGCGACCGCGTCGGCGACATCGAAGCTGAGGGCGCCGACTTCGCCGAACACGCCGACGCTTACCGCGTCGTCGATCTCCCCGCCGACCTGCTCGCGGAGGCGCAGGGGATCGACGCCGACGCGGCCCGCGCCGCCGTCGAGCGCCACGCCGTCGCCTTCGAGACCGAGCAGGCAGGGACGCGCGCGGCCGGCTGGGTCGCGCTCCCCGTCGACCCCGAACCCGGCCACGTTGACCCCGCGGACGCTGTAGACGCCGTTGACGACGCGGACGCCGACGACGGCGCCGCCGATCTCGCCGCCGACCCGTACGACGCGCTCGTCGACGACCTCGCAGCCGTGCTCGCCGAGAAGTACGACGAGGTCACGCGCGAGGACGGCGACGTCGTCGCCCGCGTCGAGTCGTTCGACCCCGGGCGGGCGGCGACGCTCGGGATCCCCGAGGGGCCCAAGTTCGGCGCGCTCTCGGCCGGCGAGCCGGTCGAGGTCGACGGCGAGACGATCCGTCCGGAGACGGTCGCTCGCGAGCGCGAGGAAGTGTTTTCTGTCTGACTGAAGGGTGCCCAGAGACCGGTCGGACGGTGATCGGCCGGTCTTCGGAGGGGCCGATGTCGGCGCAGTCTCCGCCTTCCGGGCGCACGTCGACAGACGGGAGGGCGTCTGACGGAGGCAAGACGCGAGGGGGAAGGATAATAACTCTCCGTCGGCAACGGCTGCCCATACCTATGGACTCCATCGTTGAGGACGCGATCAACGAGGCCGAGGAGGCCGGGGAAGCGGGGGAGAACGGTGCCTCCGCGGACCCGGCGTCCGGCGAGGCCGGCGCCGACGCCGCGGCGGACTCGTCCGGATCGGGGGACGACGCTCCGCGCACGGGGAAGATGACCGACGAGGAGCTTCAGGACGTCCTGAAGGACCTCCAGACGAACATCACCGTCGTCGGCTGCGGCGGCGCCGGCGGCAACACGGTGAACCGGATGGCCGAGGAGGGGATCCACGGCGCGGATCTGGTCGCGGCCAACACCGACGTGCAACACCTCGTCAACATCGAGGCCGACACGAAGATCCTGATGGGCCAGGAGAAGACCCAGGGCCGCGGCGCCGGATCGCTCCCGCAGGTCGGCGAGGAGGCGGCCATCGAGTCGCAGTCGGAGATCGCCGAGTCGCTCGAGGGCTCTGACATGGTGTTCGTCACCGCCGGGCTGGGCGGCGGCACCGGCACCGGCTCGGCGCCCGTCGTCGCGAAGGCCGCCCGCGAGATCGGCGCGCTCACCATCGCCATCGTCACGACGCCGTTCACGGCCGAGGGCGAGGTGCGACGGACGAACGCCGAGGCGGGGCTCGAACGCCTCCGCGACGTGGCCGACACCGTGATCGTCGTCCCCAACGACCGCCTGCTCGACGCCGTCGGGAAGCTCCCCGTCCGGCAGGCGTTCAAGATCTCCGACGAGGTGCTGATGCGCAGCGTCAAGGGCATCACCGAGCTCATCACCAAGCCCGGCCTCGTCAACCTCGACTTCGCCGACGTCCGCACCGTGATGGAGAAAGGCGGCGTCGCGATGATCGGCTTGGGCGAGTCCGACTCCGACACGAAGGCCCAGGAGTCGGTCCAGTCGGCGCTCCGCTCGCCGCTGCTCGACGTGGACATCTCCGGCGCCAACTCGGCGCTGGTGAACGTCACCGGCGGCTCGGACATGTCCATCGAGGAGGCCGAGGGCGTCGTGGAGGAGATCTACGACCGGATCGACCCCGACGCGCGGATCATCTGGGGTACCTCGATCGACGAGGAGCTCGACGGTCAGATGCGCACGATGATCGTCGTTACCGGCGTCGACTCCCCGCAGATCTACGGCCGCAACGAGGCCGCGCAGGTCGCCGCCGGCGACAACCTCGAGGACATCGACTACGTCGAATAATCCGATCGTTCGTCGCCGACGCCGGAGTCCCGCGGCGGCGACTCCCCGCCCTCGGCGCCCTCCGCGATCCGTTTTCCCGCATATCACGCGGCCCGCGCAGCCCGGTCTCCACGGCCCGCGCAGCCCATTCACCGCGGCCCGCGCAGGCACTCAACCACAGCGCGCGCAGCCTATCCTCCCCGGCGCGTGCGTCGCCGTGACGGCCGGTTCGGGGGCAGAGCAACAGATATAGAAGGTGCGGCGAAGTACGCCCGATAACCATGGATGTCAAGTACGACCTGACAAGCTACGTCAGGGTGCTCAAGCTGGCGAGCACGCCCTCCTGGGAGGAGTTCTCCCAGATCTCCAAGATCGCCGGTGCAGGCATCTTCCTCGTCGGGTTCCTCGGATTCGTCATCTTCGCGGTCATGTCGGTCCTCACCGGGGGGATCTGACGGTGCCGATCTACTCGGTGAAGACGACGGCCAGCCAGGAGCGCACCGTCGCGGACATGATCGCGAGCAAGGAGATGGCCGAGATCCACGCCGTCCTCGCGCCCGATCAGCTCACGAGCTACGTGATGGTCGAGGCCGACAACGACGCGATCATCCGGCGCGTGCTGGAGGAGGTGCCCCACGCACGCGGGCTCGTCGAGGGCCCCGGCGGCGAGGCGGGCCAGTCGTCGATGTCGGAGGTCGAGCACTTCCTCTCGCCCACCCCCGACGTGGAGGGGATCGCCGAGGGCGACATCGTCGAGCTCATCGCCGGCCCGTTCAAGGGCGAGAAGGCGCAGGTGCAACGCATCGACGAGGGCAAGGACCAGGTGACCGTCGAGCTGTACGAGGCGACCGTCCCGATCCCCGTGACGGTCCGCGGCGACCAGATCCGGGTGCTGGATAGCGACGAGCGATAGCTCGTCGTACCATGCGAACGGGCCTCCGGCCCGTGAGCAGCCTCCGACGAACGGTAGGACCTCGACTCACGCGACCGATAGTTCAACCCCGCGAACCGCGCCGTCCGACTTCTCCGCGCCGCTCTCAGTCGTCCGAAGCCATATCTTCCGGTTCGACCGCTACGGCTTCCGGGTCGATCTCGATCCCGTGTTCCGGCGCGACGCTCACACCGCGCCGTCGACGCGCTCGACGATCCGGTCCAGGTCCGCGATATCCTCGATGTCGGCTTTGATCCGCTCGCGCTCGCGGACGTCGTCGGAGTCGGCGTCGTACGCGCGGACGAACTCGGCGCGTGTGTGCTCGTCGAAGGCGTGCCGGATGGCGAAGTACCCGTCCGGGACGACGGCGCCACACACCTGACACTCGTGTCGGTCGTGTGCGGTCGTCTGGTGGACGACGGCGTCCTCGACCGCGTCGAACGCCGCGTCGCACCCCTCGAGGCCACAGGCCCACCGGGACATACCAGGATGCAGACGACAGGCTCGCTTAAACGTTCCCGTGGGATCCCGTCCCCGTCCCCGTCCCCGTTCCCGTCTCCGTTCCCGTCCCCGTTCGCGGTGGTCGGCCCCCACGCCCGCGCTCTATCCCAAAGCGGAATCACTAACCTCGGTCCGACGTACCTCCGCGTGTGACCGGAGGACGGACGCGGGTCGACCCCCACGTGAAGGTGCTCGACGAGCGCGTCGTCGAGCGGGCGCGGGAGTCGGGCGTCGACACGCTCGTGTACGCGCCGCACTTCACGCGCCTGCCCGAGATCCGCGAGCGCGCCGAGCGCTTCTCGACGGACGACCTCACCGTGGTGCCGGCGCGGGAGGTGTTCACCGGCGACTGGGGGAACCGCCGTCACCTCCTCGCGATCGGCCTCTCCGATCCGGTCCCCGATTTCATCTCCTTCGAGGCGGCGCTCGCGGAGTTCGAGCGGCAGGGCGCGGCGGTGCTCGTCCCACACCCGGAGTTCATGAACGTGAGCCTCACCCGCGCCGAGGTCGGCGCCTACCGCGACCGGATCGACGGCGTCGAGACGTACAACGCGAAGCTGTTCGGGGGACAAAACGACCGCGGCCGTCGGATCGCCGAGGCGTTCGACCTGCCGACGTTCGGCTCCTCGTACGCGCACGTCCACGGGACGGTCGGCGCCGCCTGGACCGAGTTCGATGGCGACGTTCGCGGGGAGGACGCGCTCGTGTCGGCACTGAAGGACGGCGTCCCCCGCTCGGTGGTCAAACGGAGCGATCCGGCGACGAGACTCCGCCGGCTGGTGGAGTTCGCCCATCTCGGGTACGAGAACTCGTGGGGGAAGCTCGACCGTCTGCTCCTCTCGGGCATGGAGGCGACGCACCCGCGACACATCGCCTACGACGGGCGGTTCGACGACGTTTCCGTGTACTGATCGGCGGTCGCGGCGCGCTCGACCCCGGTCCGGAGTCCGTCGCCGGCGTGCGCCTCACACAGGCAGCCCGGCGAGGGCGGTCGCGACCGCCTCCCGCGGCGTCCCCGTGTTCAGGTCGACGAGGAAGTACTGGACCGCGGCGAGCGCGGCGAGTTCGAGGAGCGTGATGACGACGGTGAGCGTGTCGGCCCACTTGCTGGAGGTGGGGACCCCGACCGGAAGCCCGTACTCGGTACTCGAGAGCGGGTAAAACAGGGCGATGCCGCGCTTGCTCCCGACCACGTCGAGGAGGTAGTGCGTGGCGACGCCGATCCAGACGAACTGGAGGTTCCCGAAGTAGATCGGATACGCGAGGATCACGCCGAGGACGAGGAGGTTGTGGAGCGTCTTGCGGTGCTTGCCGAAGGCGGTGTCCACGTCGGGAAACAGCGCGCCGAGCACGAGCGGGACGAACAGCTCGGCGATGGTGCGGAACGTCTCCAGATCGCCCGACGGCTGCAAGACATAGCCCAAGCCGATCGCGAGGAGGATCGCGTTCAGCACGTGGCCCTTCTTGTTCACGTCTCCCCGTGCCGCCGCGAGCGACCAAACCGTTTCGGCTCCCGGCTCGCTCCGATCGGGTCGCGGTCGCGCGGTACTGGCGGGTTCCCGGCTACTTCGACTCGGTTACCCGCTACTCCGACTCGCGTTCTTCCACGGCCGCCAGCAGGTCCGAAAGCGCCCGTCGCGCGATCCGCGCTTTGATCTCCGTCCGGGTTCCGTCGAACTCGTAGCGCTCGACGGTCGCGCCGCTCTCGCCGGTTCCCCACGCGCCGGCGTACGCGACGCCGACGAAGACCGTCCCGACCGGCTTCTCGTCGCTGCCGCCCTCCGGGCCGGCAATGCCGGTCGTCGAGACGCCCCAGTCGACGCCCGCGGTGTCGCGGACGCCCCGGGCCATCGCGCGGGCGACGGGCTCGGAGACGGCCCCCTCCGCGTCGAGGTGCTCCCGCGGCACCGCCAGCTCCTCCAGCTTCGCGTCGTAGCTGTAGGTAACGACCGAGCGGTCGAAGTAGTCGCTGGAGCCGGGCACGTCCGTCAGCAGCGACCCGATCAGGCCGCCGGTGCACGACTCGGCGGTCGCGACGGTCCCGTCCGCGTCCCGGAGCGCGTCGCCGACGCGCTCCTCGATCCGGGGACCGGGTTCGGGCTCGCGTGTCTCGGATTCACGCATACCGGACGGTCTCTCGGCGGCGGCTTAAGACCGCGGTCGGCGGCTTAAGACCGCGGGAGTGAAGGAGCGACGGCTCGCAGTACCGCCGACAAGCCGTGCACTACGAGCGCCCGCAGTTCTTTCACGTGATGCAGTACGCCGCGTCCGCCGACCGCGACGTGGTGGACATGGTGTCGGGCAACCCCGACTGGGAGCCGCCCGCCGCGCTGCGCGACGGGCTCCGCGAGTACGCGGACGCCGACCCCGACGAGTTCCAGTACCCGCCCAGCGAGGGGCTTCGCGACCTCCGCGAGGAGATCGCCGCCCGCCGGAACGTCGACCCCGACCGGATCGTCGTCACCAACGGCACCGGCGAGGCGAACTACCTCGCGATGGCCGCGGCGCTCGATCGCGACGCCGGCTCGGAAGTCCTCCTGACCGACCCGGTCTACCCGTACTACCCGGGAAAGACCGAGCTGCTCGACGCGGACGCGACGCTCGTCCCCGCGGAACGGGACGGCTCGCTCGACCCCGAGCGGTTCCGCGAGGCCGCAAGCGAGGAGACGAGCCTGATCCTGGTGAACACGCCGAACAACCCCACCGGCGCGGTGTACTCCCGGGAGACGATGCGGGACCTCGCGGACCTCGCCGAGGAGGTGGACGCGACGCTCGTCGCCGACGAGGTGTACGACCACTTCGACTTCACGGGCGCGTTCGAGTCGGCGCTGACGCTCGACAGCGATCGCGTGATCGTGACGACCGGCTACTCGAAGTCGATGGCGATCACCGGCTTCCGCGTCGGCTACGCGGTGTTCCCGAAACACCTCGTCGACGCCGCCAAGACCCGGCACATGCTCGTCAACGTCACGACCTCGCGTCCCCCGCAGGCCGCGGTGCTGCGGGCGCTGCGCGAGACTGACGCCGAGTACTACGCCGACGTTCGCGCGATGCTGCGCGAGCGCGCCGCGACGTTCACCGACGCGCTCGACGCCGCAGGCGCCGAGTACACCTCCCCCGACGGCGCCTTCTACGTCCTCGCGCGCTTCGAGGACGTCCCAGGCACGATGGAGAACGCGAAGCGCCTGATCGACGAGGGCGGCGTCGCGGGGATGCCGGGCGAGACCTTCGGCTCGGCGCGCGACGAGTGGCTCCGGTTCGCCCTGGTGACGCCGCACGTCGAGGAGGCGGCCGCACGGCTCACCGACTACTTCGGCTGACCGCCGTCGACGGACGGCTGTCGCTTCCGTTGCTCGGCCCCGGGCGCTCCGGCGGTACGCGAGGGGCGACGCGGACTGTGGGTCGGCGCCGACGACCCCGAACGTCCGAGACGGGGTGGTGCCGTCATCGTCTTTCAACCGTCGCGCGTTCCGACGGCCGCGTGTTCGGTCGTCCCGAATGTTCGGTCGTTCCACGACCAACGGATAGACAAGTTCCCGTCTCCTCCACCCCGGCAATGAGCGACATCGACGTGGAGCCGGTCGACGAGATCGACGACCCCGAAGATCCGGACGATCCCACGAGCGCAGACGAGGCTGACGCCGGCGCCGGCGGCGACGACGCGGCGCCGTCGCGGATGGGCGCTGAGATCGACGTGCGCGGTGCGGCCGGACTCGATAGCCCGGACGCCCCGGAGTACGTCCTCTACGGCGGAAAGGGAGGCGTCGGCAAGACGACGTGCGCGGCGGCGACCGCCCTCGCAAGCGCCCACGACGGCGTCGCGACGCTCGTCGTCTCGACGGACCCGGCCCACTCGCTGTCGGACACGCTCGACACCGACATCCCCGCCCACCCGTCGCGTATTCGCGAGGACGTGCCGCTGTACGCCGCGGAGATCGACCCCGACGCCGCGATGGAGGAGGGGATGTTCGGCGCGGGGATGGCGACCGGCGGCGAGGGGGACGGCTCCGGGGCTGCGGCCGGCGGCGACGCGCGCGGGACCGCCGGCGAGAGCCCCCTCGGCGGCCTCGGCGGGATGGGCGAGGCGATGGCCGACTCGCCGATGGGCGGAATGTTCGGCGGAACGATGCCCGGCGCCGACGAGGCGGCAGCGATGCGCCAACTGCTCGAACACCTCGACGACCCGCGCTTCGACCGCGTCGTCGTCGACACCGCGCCGACGGGGCACACGCTCCGCCTGCTCCAACTGCCCGAGATGCTCGACTCGATGGTCGGGCGAATGATGAAGCTCAAACAGCAGTTCTCCGG
Protein-coding sequences here:
- a CDS encoding D-aminoacyl-tRNA deacylase, which produces MIGIVVSRADRASTHIAERLLARAEWTERTDPARDDADGGGTYHTLDADAVAADAVGRRDEHSAGDVPTRFELRSFDDLHIRLDDPTPAFSEPPDYLVFVSRHSGDTGPLLTCHFTGNFGDAEYGGEPGSFAPACPGVQRALVDGFDEHAPEGYGVAIEGTHHGPTDLATPAVFAELGSDDEQWDDPDGADAVARAVLELPAREASVAVGDPDRPRHVVGFGGGHYAPKFERVIRGTTWGVGHIASDWQLEELGHPEEHGDVLDAAIRASDAAFALVEGDRPVLRGALADRDVRVVSETWLRAVDDRPLDLVASLEADLRPVDDGLRFGDRVGDIEAEGADFAEHADAYRVVDLPADLLAEAQGIDADAARAAVERHAVAFETEQAGTRAAGWVALPVDPEPGHVDPADAVDAVDDADADDGAADLAADPYDALVDDLAAVLAEKYDEVTREDGDVVARVESFDPGRAATLGIPEGPKFGALSAGEPVEVDGETIRPETVAREREEVFSV
- the ftsZ gene encoding cell division protein FtsZ, whose product is MDSIVEDAINEAEEAGEAGENGASADPASGEAGADAAADSSGSGDDAPRTGKMTDEELQDVLKDLQTNITVVGCGGAGGNTVNRMAEEGIHGADLVAANTDVQHLVNIEADTKILMGQEKTQGRGAGSLPQVGEEAAIESQSEIAESLEGSDMVFVTAGLGGGTGTGSAPVVAKAAREIGALTIAIVTTPFTAEGEVRRTNAEAGLERLRDVADTVIVVPNDRLLDAVGKLPVRQAFKISDEVLMRSVKGITELITKPGLVNLDFADVRTVMEKGGVAMIGLGESDSDTKAQESVQSALRSPLLDVDISGANSALVNVTGGSDMSIEEAEGVVEEIYDRIDPDARIIWGTSIDEELDGQMRTMIVVTGVDSPQIYGRNEAAQVAAGDNLEDIDYVE
- a CDS encoding PHP-associated domain-containing protein, which gives rise to MTGGRTRVDPHVKVLDERVVERARESGVDTLVYAPHFTRLPEIRERAERFSTDDLTVVPAREVFTGDWGNRRHLLAIGLSDPVPDFISFEAALAEFERQGAAVLVPHPEFMNVSLTRAEVGAYRDRIDGVETYNAKLFGGQNDRGRRIAEAFDLPTFGSSYAHVHGTVGAAWTEFDGDVRGEDALVSALKDGVPRSVVKRSDPATRLRRLVEFAHLGYENSWGKLDRLLLSGMEATHPRHIAYDGRFDDVSVY
- a CDS encoding ArsA family ATPase; protein product: MSDIDVEPVDEIDDPEDPDDPTSADEADAGAGGDDAAPSRMGAEIDVRGAAGLDSPDAPEYVLYGGKGGVGKTTCAAATALASAHDGVATLVVSTDPAHSLSDTLDTDIPAHPSRIREDVPLYAAEIDPDAAMEEGMFGAGMATGGEGDGSGAAAGGDARGTAGESPLGGLGGMGEAMADSPMGGMFGGTMPGADEAAAMRQLLEHLDDPRFDRVVVDTAPTGHTLRLLQLPEMLDSMVGRMMKLKQQFSGMMEGMKGMFGMGDGAAGEPDLDELKERITRLRETLQDPTKTDFRVVMVPEEMSVVESERLVKRLDEFSIPVNTLVVNRVMEDPREVASFGDAVDPSWIVTPNLEDCEFCQRRWEVQQNSLAKATDLYRGRDVKRVPLLADEVRGEDALRVVAACLA
- a CDS encoding pyridoxal phosphate-dependent aminotransferase, which gives rise to MHYERPQFFHVMQYAASADRDVVDMVSGNPDWEPPAALRDGLREYADADPDEFQYPPSEGLRDLREEIAARRNVDPDRIVVTNGTGEANYLAMAAALDRDAGSEVLLTDPVYPYYPGKTELLDADATLVPAERDGSLDPERFREAASEETSLILVNTPNNPTGAVYSRETMRDLADLAEEVDATLVADEVYDHFDFTGAFESALTLDSDRVIVTTGYSKSMAITGFRVGYAVFPKHLVDAAKTRHMLVNVTTSRPPQAAVLRALRETDAEYYADVRAMLRERAATFTDALDAAGAEYTSPDGAFYVLARFEDVPGTMENAKRLIDEGGVAGMPGETFGSARDEWLRFALVTPHVEEAAARLTDYFG
- a CDS encoding DUF7565 family protein yields the protein MSRWACGLEGCDAAFDAVEDAVVHQTTAHDRHECQVCGAVVPDGYFAIRHAFDEHTRAEFVRAYDADSDDVRERERIKADIEDIADLDRIVERVDGAV
- a CDS encoding transcription elongation factor Spt5 → MPIYSVKTTASQERTVADMIASKEMAEIHAVLAPDQLTSYVMVEADNDAIIRRVLEEVPHARGLVEGPGGEAGQSSMSEVEHFLSPTPDVEGIAEGDIVELIAGPFKGEKAQVQRIDEGKDQVTVELYEATVPIPVTVRGDQIRVLDSDER
- a CDS encoding metal-dependent hydrolase: MNKKGHVLNAILLAIGLGYVLQPSGDLETFRTIAELFVPLVLGALFPDVDTAFGKHRKTLHNLLVLGVILAYPIYFGNLQFVWIGVATHYLLDVVGSKRGIALFYPLSSTEYGLPVGVPTSSKWADTLTVVITLLELAALAAVQYFLVDLNTGTPREAVATALAGLPV
- a CDS encoding CinA family protein, which translates into the protein MRESETREPEPGPRIEERVGDALRDADGTVATAESCTGGLIGSLLTDVPGSSDYFDRSVVTYSYDAKLEELAVPREHLDAEGAVSEPVARAMARGVRDTAGVDWGVSTTGIAGPEGGSDEKPVGTVFVGVAYAGAWGTGESGATVERYEFDGTRTEIKARIARRALSDLLAAVEERESE
- a CDS encoding protein translocase SEC61 complex subunit gamma is translated as MDVKYDLTSYVRVLKLASTPSWEEFSQISKIAGAGIFLVGFLGFVIFAVMSVLTGGI
- a CDS encoding sodium:calcium antiporter codes for the protein MSSRLRSPLIALFGGLALTLPWIVSWATGRAAAFSTIGTVAVSGVAVLGASFLLAWGAETAEKDVPRAFAIAVLAVLAVAPEYAVDALYAWQAGQGDVQAANLAVANMTGANRILIGIGWSGIALFSIYQAYTRGDDPNVVTTDRAFGDYVSLDRDIALEIAFLFAATVYAFTVPLGGGIGGIDTLVLVGLYAAYILVVIRGDVEEIEDQVGVPAYLQSKPFPVRATAVLGLFGYSGLLIFTAVEPFAHGLEGLGLQYGIPEFFMIQWIAPLASESPELIVTAYLVNKARATAAFNALISSKLNQWTLLIGTLAVVYSISLGQYGVLMFDGKQAAEIWITAAQSFFALAILINFRISVGEALVLLVLFLSQVLIEFYFIRTMTEAAAEANSILLLQAYTVLYIVLTVGLLATRRDEIRDVASLTGTTIRDAVGRDAEQPAD